TTCAAAACTTATAGAACCTCGCCACATAGTGGCCACCCAGTTAAAAACTTTTACTCCTGTTGGCACCGATATCAGCATGGTCGCGTACATAAAAAATAGCTCGCCAGCAACGGGCATACCGGTAGTAAACATATGATGCGCCCACACTATAAAGCTCAGTAATGCGATAGAAGAAGTGGCGTATACCATGGAGGCATAACCAAATAGTTTTTTACGGGAGAACGTAGGCACTATGGTCGAAATAATACCAAAGGCGGGTAAAATCATGATGTACACTTCGGGGTGGCCAAAAAACCAAAATATGTGCTGAAACATTACCGGATCGCCGCCGCCTGCTGCATCAAAAAAGCTGGTTCCAAAGTATTTATCGGTCAATACCATAGTGACCGCTCCGGCCAATACAGGCATAACAGCAATTAATAAAAATGCGGTTATTAGCCATGTCCAAACAAATAATGGTAGCTTCATCCATGTCATGCCTGGGGCACGTAAATTAACGATGGTCACAATAACGTTTATTGCGCCCATAATTGAGCTAATCCCCATAATGTGCACTGCAAACACAAACATTGCGGTGTTGTCGTTACTGTACGTTGTTGAAAGCGGCGCATAGAACGTCCAGCCAAATGCGGGGCCGCCTCCAGGCATTAATAACGAGGCCAATAAAATTAAAAAAGCGAAAGGTAAAATCCAAAAGCTCCAGTTGTTCATTCTGGGCAGTGCCATATCTGGCGCGCCAATCATGAGCGGTACCATCCAGTTAGCAAGCCCCGTAAAGGCCGGCATTACAGCACCAAACACCATAATTAAACCGTGTACTGTGGTCATCTGGTTAAAAAAGTGTGGGTCTACCAATTGTAATCCTGGCTGAAATAACTCAGCCCGAATAACCATGGCCATTGCACCGCCAATTAAAAACATAGTCAGCGAAAAAATTAAGTACATGCTGCCAATATCTTTATGGTTTGTTGTGTATAACCAACGTTTAAAACCTTTGGCTGGGTGATGACCGTGATGAGCGTCATTGGCGTTAGGTTGTTCTACTATGCTACTCATTAGTTCGCCTCCGCATCAAGTGCTGCCTGAATTTCACTAGGTTGGATGACATCACCCGTATCATTACCCCACGCATTACGCTTGTAGGTAATTACTGCCGCAAGCTGCTTTATTGATAACTGTTTAGCAAATGCCTGCATTGCAGTCCCTGGACGACCATGGATCACAACATCTATATGATCTTTTATATCACCTAAAACAATTGGATTGCCTTTTAACGCAGGAAACACGCCCGGTAATCCCATTCCTGTTGGTTGATGACACGCAGCGCAACTTGCCATATACACTTGCTCGCCTAAAGTCATTAACTCTTCTTTAGGCAACGTTTGATCAAGCAAAGCAGCATCGGCTAATGCCGCTTTTTGCTTAGCTTGCTTAGCATCTGCAAGCCATGCGTTAAAGTCCTCTTGCGACTTAGCTTCAACCACCACGGGCATAAAACCATGATCTTTACCGCACAGCTCTGCACACTGTCCTCGGTAAATACCTTCTTCGTTAATGTTGGTCCACGTTTCGTTGATAAACCCCGGATTGGCATCTTTTTTAACGGCAAAATCAGGGACCCACCAAGAGTGGATAACGTCATCTGAGGTCATTAAAAAACGCACCTTTTGATTAATTGGCAGCACTAAAGGTTTATCAACCTCAAGTAAGTAATTAGGGTTTTTATTAACAAGGTTGGCTATTTCGTCTTGAGGGGTAGATAAAATAGAGTAAAACTCTACGTCTTCGCCCATATATTCATAATGCCACTTCCACTGTGACCCTGTAATTTTAATGGTTAAGTCGGCCTTACTGGCATCCTCCATTGCTATGAGGGTTTTAGTGGCAGGGATTGCCATGGCAATTAAAATAACAAACGGAATGGCAGTCCAAAGAATTTCTACTTTGGTACTTTCATGAAATTGGGCAGGGACTGCCCCTTTAGATTTACGGTGATGAATCAGTGCCCAA
The genomic region above belongs to Pseudoalteromonas sp. MM1 and contains:
- the ctaD gene encoding cytochrome c oxidase subunit I, with the translated sequence MSSIVEQPNANDAHHGHHPAKGFKRWLYTTNHKDIGSMYLIFSLTMFLIGGAMAMVIRAELFQPGLQLVDPHFFNQMTTVHGLIMVFGAVMPAFTGLANWMVPLMIGAPDMALPRMNNWSFWILPFAFLILLASLLMPGGGPAFGWTFYAPLSTTYSNDNTAMFVFAVHIMGISSIMGAINVIVTIVNLRAPGMTWMKLPLFVWTWLITAFLLIAVMPVLAGAVTMVLTDKYFGTSFFDAAGGGDPVMFQHIFWFFGHPEVYIMILPAFGIISTIVPTFSRKKLFGYASMVYATSSIALLSFIVWAHHMFTTGMPVAGELFFMYATMLISVPTGVKVFNWVATMWRGSISFEVPMLFSIAFIVLFTLGGFSGLMLAITPADFQYHDTYFVVAHFHYVLVTGAIFSIMAGAYYWLPKWTGNMYNIALAKWHFWLSLVSVNVLFFPMHFVGLAGMPRRIPDYALQFADFNAIISIGGFAFGLSQLLFVAVVIKCARGGDKVPAKVWDGAEGLEWEVDSPAPYHTFSTPPEIK
- the coxB gene encoding cytochrome c oxidase subunit II gives rise to the protein MGKLTSTLWLVLIMFPQQVLANSQYNMRKGVTDISNNVYQLHMTIFLICCVIGVIVFAIMFWALIHHRKSKGAVPAQFHESTKVEILWTAIPFVILIAMAIPATKTLIAMEDASKADLTIKITGSQWKWHYEYMGEDVEFYSILSTPQDEIANLVNKNPNYLLEVDKPLVLPINQKVRFLMTSDDVIHSWWVPDFAVKKDANPGFINETWTNINEEGIYRGQCAELCGKDHGFMPVVVEAKSQEDFNAWLADAKQAKQKAALADAALLDQTLPKEELMTLGEQVYMASCAACHQPTGMGLPGVFPALKGNPIVLGDIKDHIDVVIHGRPGTAMQAFAKQLSIKQLAAVITYKRNAWGNDTGDVIQPSEIQAALDAEAN